The proteins below are encoded in one region of Scomber japonicus isolate fScoJap1 chromosome 2, fScoJap1.pri, whole genome shotgun sequence:
- the ltv1 gene encoding protein LTV1 homolog, which yields MPHRKKKSFIEKKKAVTFHLVHRSQRDPLAADEKAPQHVLLPTTKVEVEKRREEQRNFGVFFDDDYNYLQHLKESSSQTELVASGPSHAERQEFQLHDEEEEDEGDMDTAAPGATISLPSSVFASEFEEDVGLLNKAAPISGPRLDMDPDIVAALDEDFDFDDPDNLLDDDFITKANSASAAGHMRGDDEDEDDGEEWEDTDEEGDFDSEGGFSGEEDGGREFMFMDEETKTRFTEYSMSSSVMRRNEQLSLLDDRFEKFYEQFDDDEIGALDNAELEGFIEPDSARLEEVIKDYFKQKEKEYQRPDDLGPKELPVLKEEEEEEDEEGDEEMETLVIKAPDEKWDCETIISTYSNIYNRPKVIKDPPKTKPIRVSSKTGIPLDVLPSRGPTSKQAERMTMINDSDLPRVSTQPRCKEESKEERKARKQAIKEERKERRVEKKANKLAFKEEKVRQEKQMLNLRTNVQGLKLS from the exons cCTCATCGAAAGAAGAAATCGTTCATTGAAAAGAAGAAGGCTGTGACCTTTCACCTCGTCCACAGGAGTCAGAGAGACCCGTTGGCTGCTGATGAGAAAGCCCCGCAGCATGTCCTCCTGCCCACCACCAAG GTGGAAGTAGAGAAGAGGCGTGAGGAGCAGAGGAATTTCGGCGTCTTCTTTGACGACGACTACAATTACCTGCAGCACCTGAAGGAGTCGTCCAGCCAGACGGAGCTGGTGGCATCCGGCCCCTCGCATGCCGAGAGACAAGAGTTTCAGCTCCacgatgaagaggaagaggacgaagGGGACATGGACACTGCTGCTCCT GGAGCAACCATCAGTCTGCCTTCTTCAGTGTTCGCCTCAGAATTTGAAGAGGATGTCGGACTTCTGAACAAAGCTGCTCCCATCTCAG GACCCCGTCTGGACATGGACCCCGACATCGTGGCCGCTCTCGACGAAGACTTTGACTTCGACGACCCCGACAACCTCCTGGACGACGACTTCATCACCAAGGCCAACAGCGCGAGCGCAGCAGGACACATGAG AGGTGACGACGAAGACGAAGATGACGGCGAAGAGTGGGAGGACACGGACGAGGAAGGCGACTTTGACTCTGAGGGTGGATTCTCGGGGGAGGAAGACGGCGGTCGCGAGTTTATGTTCATGGACGAGGAGACGAAGACTCGCTTCACGGAGTACTCGATGTCGTCGTCGGTGATGAGGAGGAACGAGCAGCTCTCCCTGCTTGACGACCGCTTCGAAAAG tTTTATGAACAGTTTGACGACGATGAGATCGGCGCTCTGGACAACGCTGAGCTGGAAGGCTTCATCGAACCGGACAGCGCTCGCCTGGAGGAAGTTATCAAAGACTACttcaaacagaaagagaaaga ATACCAGAGGCCTGATGACCTGGGTCCAAAAGAACTTCCTGttctgaaggaggaggaggaagaagaagatgaagaggggGATGAGGAAATGGAAACTCTGGTGATTAAAGCCCCAGATGAGAAGTGGGACTGTGAAACCATCATCA GCACATATTCCAACATCTATAACAGACCCAAAGTCATCAAAGATCCTCCAAAG ACGAAGCCGATCCGGGTGTCCAGTAAGACCGGCATCCCGCTGGACGTTCTCCCCTCCAGAGGACCGACCAGCAAGCAGGCGGAGCGCATGACCATGATCAACGACTCGGACCTGCCCCGCGTCTCCACCCAGCCCCGATGCAAGGAGGAGagcaaagaggagaggaaagccaGGAAGCAGGCCATCAAGGAGGAACGCAAG GAGAGGAGAGTCGAGAAGAAAGCCAACAAGCTGGCGTTCAAGGAGGAGAAAGTCCGGCAGGAGAAGCAGATGTTGAACCTGAGGACAAACGTTCAGGGCCTGAAGCTGTCGTAG